DNA from Conexivisphaera calida:
TACTCTGATACTGGAAAGATACCTGAGACAAAGCTGTCTCCTGTCTATAACTACGATGATCTTGCCAAAGGACCTGAGTGCGATCCGCCGGATCTCGACGAGAACACGTGGGCCACCATCTTCTACACGTCTGGCACCACCGGCATGCCCAAGGGAGTCACGTTCACGCAGAGGGATCTTATGCTACATATGCTGGCCCTGGTGGCCGAGACCAAGCTCGAGCCGCTCTCGCTAACGGACGACGATGTCATAATGTCATTGGTCCCCATGTTCCACGTCCACTCCTGGGGCATACCATACGTGTCCGTTTTCATGGGTAGCAAATACGTGCTTCCTGGAAGGTACGACTTCGGCAGGATACTTGAGCTGGTGAAGAATGAGAAGATAACGTTCTCCACAATGGTGCCCTCCATCCTGTACATGATACTGACACATCCCAAGGTGGACGAGTACCGGGAGGCCCTCAGAGGCTGGAAGGTCGTGGTAGGCGGAGGCGCGCTTCCGAGGGGTCTCGCGATGAAGGCCAGGGAGTATGGCATAACCGCGATCGGCGGCTACGGCCTCTCCGAGACATGCCCCGTACTGACGATTGCGGTCAAGAACGATCGCACGAAGGGAATGAGCTACGAGGAGGCATTTGACTACATGATAAGCACTGGGGTGCCGATACCCATGGCGCATGTGAGGGTCATTGGTCACGATGGCACAGATGTCCCACGCGACGGAGCCACGATAGGTGAGATAGTTGCACGTGCTCCCTGGCTGACACGTGGATATTACAGGGATCCCGAGAAGACCAAGGAACTGTGGAGGGGCGGATGGTTGCACACGGGCGATCTCGCAGTCGTGGATCCCCTGGGCTACATACACATAGTGGACAGGGAGCGCGACGCGATAAAGAGCGGCGGCGAGTTCATACCAACGCTTGTGGTGGAGAACCTGATAAGCGAGGTTCCCGGCGTCGGTGAGGTCGCCGTTGTCGGAAAGCCCGATCCGAAGTGGGGTGAGAGGCCCGTGGCGTTCGTGACTAGAAGGGGCAACGTCACGGAATCGGACGTGCTAGCTAATCTTCAGAGGCACGTAGAAGCTGGCAGAATACAGAAGTGGTGGATTCCTGACTCGGTGATATTCATAGATGATATGCCTAGGACCAGCACTAACAAGATAGATAAGAAGGAGCTAAGGAAGAGGCTCGAGGGCTCCTGACGGAATTCGAACACGTGCGGAATACTTTTTAGCTAGGTCGTGAAATCAGAAGTAATGTCCTCTTTTGAAGCACTCGATGGTATAGTAAAAAAAGTCCAAAGTAATCCCGGATTACTGCAGGAATTTCGGAAGTTTTCCGGGAAAATATTCCAATTTTCTCTAAAGGAGGGCGATGCGTTCCACCTGTCGATAGGGCCCGATGGAACTCCTATGCTTGAGCGGGGCAATCACCAATCCCCCAGCGCCACCATAACCGCATCCGATTCGGCGCTTGTAGACATATTGACGGGGAAGGCCGACGCTGTGCAGTCCTTCTTCATGGGCAAGGTGAAGGTCTCCGGGGACCTGATGTCAGTGCAGGGCCTGGTCAACCTCCTGAAGAAGATCAGGTGAACTAATTGAAGTTCGAGAAGGTAGCGGTAGTCGGCGCGGGCGAGATGGGCCATGGAATAGCTGAGGTCTTCGCGCTCGCCGGTCTGCCGGTGTCGCTCATAGACGTGAAACAGGACATACTGGACAGGGCGAAGTCCCGGATAGCCGATAGCCTGAAGCATATGGCGTCCAGGGGAAGGATAAAGCCTGAGCAGGTGGATCAGGTCCTCTCCAGGATCTCCACATACACGTCGATAGAGGAGGGAGCGAGGGGCGTCGACCTGGCGATAGAGGCCGTTCCCGAGAGGATCGACGTGAAGTCGCAGGTGCTGAAGGCCTTGGAGGCAGTGCTATCACCCGACGCAGTTATAGGGACGAACACCTCCAGCATACTCATCTCCGAGCTCTCGCAGTTCCTCTCGAGGAAGGATCGCTTCCTGGGGACGCACTTCTTCAATCCACCTGTAGTCATGAAGTTAGTCGAGGTCGTGAAGGGGCCCGAGACCTCCGATGCGACCGTGGACGCAGTGATGGAGCTCATGAAGTCGATCGGCAAGGTGCCTGTCAGGGTTAAGGACAGCGTGGGCTTCATAGTGAACCGCATCGAGGGGCCGGAGCTGCTCTACTTCTGCCTCCTGGTCGACAGGGGCCTGGCAAAGCCGTCCGAGGTCGATGCATTCTTCAGATCCCAGGGACTTCCAATGGGCCCGTACGAGCTGATGGACTACGTTGGGCTAGACGTCGTGCAGGAGCTCCTCAAGTACTACGCCGCGAAGCTCTCCAAGGACTACGGGAAGTGCAGGACAATAGGCGACCTCGTGTCCAAGGGTTATCTTGGCATGAAGGCCGGCAGGGGATTCTATGAGTGGGAGGGGGGAAAGGCCAAGATAGACCTGAGCAGGCAGACGGACAAGGTCGGCCTCTTGGACGTGATGCTGCTGGAGGTCAACGAGGCGGTCAAGCTGCTGGAGGAGGGCGTAGCCTCGCCGGACGACATAGAGACCGCCGTTAAGCTCGGCCTGAACAGGCCATTTGGCCCGATAACTGTGGCGAAGACCCTCACGAGCTCCGAGGCGCGCGAGAAGCTGGAGGCCATGTCCAAGGACTTCGACTGCGAGGTGTTCGCCCCTGCCAGGTCCATAAGGGACGGCAGGCTGCGCGAGGCGATAGAGGGCAGGCTCCAGCCGGCTCAGCCCAAGCCCGAGTCCACGCAGCCTCAGGCTCCGCAGCCAGCGCCGACGTATGGCGACTACAAGAATCTACGCGTCACAAAGGTCGGCGACAGGGTGGTGAGGATTGCACTCAACCGGCCCAAGCTCAACTTGATGAACGTGGAGCTCTTGGAGGAGCTGGGCGCGGTCCTGGACAAGGTGAAGGGCGATCCCGAGGTGTTTGTGGTGCTGATAACCGGGGAAGGCGGCACCTTCTCCGCAGGGGCTGACCTCAGCGCGTACGTCGCGGACTCCGTGCAGTTCTCGGAGTTCTCCCGCATCGGCGAGAGGACCTTCCGGAAGATAGTCGAATTGCCGAAGATCACCGTGGCGGAGATAAAGGGGTATGCGCTCGGAGGAGGTCTCGAGCTGGCTCTCTCGTGCGACATAAGGCTCGCGACCCCGGACGCCACGCTCGGCTTCCCGGAGGTGACCCTTGGGATATTGCCAGGATGGGGAGGGACGCAGCGGCTCCCAAGGCTGATTGGCATGTCGAGGGCCATGGAGCTCATCCTCACGGGCAGGAGGATTAACGGCAGGGAGGCACACGAGATCGGGCTTGTGGCATTGCTCCTCGGGCAGGATCCGGACGGCGAGGCCGTGAAGTACGCTGAGTCCCTGGCGACCAGTTCCGCGCCCATAGCTGCCCGCTTCGCGAAGATGCTGGTCAACAAGGCATCAGAGGTCCCGGAGGACGTTGGTCTGGAGATGGAGTCCACAGCTTTCGGAATCCTGTTCGGCACTCAGGACATGAAGGAGGGCGTCTCCGCGCTGCTTCAGAAGAGGAAGCCGAACTTCAGGGGGAAGTGAACATGGGCGACGCCCGTGATGTGTACATAGTGGATTTCCGCAGGACAGCGTTCTCCAGATCGAGGCCGAAGGAACCGGAGAAGGACGTATTCAACTCGATCAGGATGGACGAGGCGCTCGGCGCCCTCATATCGGACATGGTCAGGAGGAACTCCATAGACCCCCTCGACATTGGGGATGTCATAACTGGATGCGCGCTGCAGGCCGGCGAGAATTGGCTCTACGGAGGCAGGCATCCGATATTCTTGGCCCAACTGCCGCCCGAGGTCCCCGGCATGGCCATAGATAGGGCGTGCTCCTCCTCCATGAACGCCGCGTCCATAGGCTACATGGAGATACTGACCGGCAACTCCGAGCTCGTGCTCGCCGGTGGAATAGAGCACATGACGCACGTACCCATGGCGGACAATCCGCACATAGAGCCGAACTACAAATTACTCCTGAGGCCGGAATATCTGCGCTACCAGATGAACATAGGATACTCGATGGGGCTGACTGCGGAGAAGCTGGCTGAGGTGAGCGGAATTTCGAAGGATGACATGGATCAGTGGTCCCTGAGGAGCCATCAGCTCGCTGCTAAGTCGCTCGCCGAGGGATGGTTCAGGGGTGAGATAATGCCGATCGAGGTCGAGTACCAGGGAAGGAAGACCGTGGTCGACAGCGATCAGAGCATAAGACCGGACACCACCATAGATCAGATAAGGAACCTTCCTCCGGCGTTCAAACCGGATGGCGTGATAACCGCGGGTAACTCCTCCCCCCTCAACGCGGGTGCCTCCCTCCTGATGCTGGCATCGGGACGCATGGTAGAGAAGTACAGCCTCAAGCCCATGGCCAAAATAAAGTCGATAGGCTGGGCAGGCGTGGAGCCCTACATAATGGGAAAGGGGCCAGTCCCGGCCAGCCGGAAGGCATTAGAGCGTGCTGGATTGCGGGTGGACGACATAGACTTCTGGGAGATAAATGAGGCATTCGCAGTGGTGACGCTCTACGCGATAAGGGAGTTGGGCATAGAGCCCGAGAGAGTCAATGTTCACGGCGGCGCCATAGCAATAGGTCATCCCCTCGGAGCGACCGGCGCCAGGATAACCGGCACCCTCGCCAGGATACTGAAGGAGAGGAAGGGAAAGTACGGCGTGGCTACCCTCTGCGTCGGGGGCGGCCAAGGATATTCCGTGGTTCTGGAGGCAGTCGAGTGATGTACTCGTTGCCTGAGGGGTATGAAGAGATACGTTCGCGCGCAAGGGAGTTCGCCCTCAGGGAGTTCACAGAGGAGGTATCTCGCAGGTACGACGAATCCGAGGAATACCCGGATGAGATCAGGAGGAAGGTATTCTCCGCTGGGTTCCTCGACATGGCGGATCCCTGGAAGGTCCTGATAGCCATGGAGGAATTCTGCCGCGTGGATCCCGGTCTGGGGCTCTCTGCTATAGCATCAATGTTCGGGTCCGAGATACTGATGCTGTTCGGATCGGACGAGCAGAAGGAGCGGTACCTGGCGCCGGTCCTGAGGGGCGAGAAGATAAGCGGATTCGCCGTCACGGAGCCCTCGGCCGGGAGCGATGTCGCGGGGATAAAGTCCACGATGGAGCGCACGCCGGACGGCGACTACGTGTTGAACGGCGAGAAGATGTTCATAACCAACGGCACTGTCGCGGACCATTACTATCTCCTCGCCAGGACCTCACCGCCGGAGTCCTCCGACAAGAGGCATCATGGGCTGAGCTTGGCCATAATTGAGAGGAGGTGGCCAGGGGTCAGCCCCACTAAACTCAGGGGCAAGCTGGGCATGAGGTCCACTGACACCGCGGAGATAAAGTTCGAGAACGTGCGGGTCCCCAAGGAGAACCTCGTGGGCGAGGAGGGGAAGGGATTCTACTACGTGATGACGTTCTTCAACATAAGCAGGATATACGTGGCCGCCCAGGCCGTTGGAGTAGCTCAGGGCATGCTGGACCTTTATCTGGACTACGTGCTCAGCTCTCCATCCCCGCCGTCCGAGGGCGCTCAGTTCGTCTTGGCGGAGGGCGCGACCAAGGTGGAGGCTGCGCGGCTTATGACGTACAGAGCGGCATCCCTGATATTCCAGTTCAACCCGGATCCCGCGCTGACCAGCATGGCGAAGTACTACGCGGCTGAGGTGGCCAACGAGTTGGCACAGAAGATCATGGGCATAATTGGCGAGGACGGCCTGAGGGGACGGCTGGAGAAGCTCTACAGGGATGCTAAGATAACTGAGATCTGGGAGGGCACCAGTGAGATAGAGAAACTCGTCATATATCGGCAGCTCTCCAGGAGGAGGTCGAGCTGATGCTGAAGGACGAGGAGAAGCTGCTGAGGCGCGTGGTCACCGAGTTCTGCGAGTCGGAGGTGGAGAAAGAGCGCCTAAGGATAGAGCGGGACGGGATACCGGACTCGCTTATCAAGGCAGCCGCCGAGAGCGGATTCCTGGGCGCGCTGGCACCACCGGAGCTCGGGGGATCTGGGCTTGACCTGAGGTCATACTCAGTGCTTTTGCAGGCTATGTCCAAGTATTCCACCTCGCTCGCCTACTACGTGTTCCTCCAGAACTCGCTGTTCATAGCGCCGCTGCTGAAGTTCGCACAGGACGATGTCGGACGCAGCGTTATATCCGAGGTTGCCTCCGGTGGTTCCAAGGGCACGCTGGTACAGGATATATTCCGGAGGTCTAAGAACTCACTTTCCTATGAAGGTGAATTGAACGGGATGGCCGATATGGTCCCCCTTCCGGGTGCAGATCATCATCTGATACTGGCCCGCTCCAAGGATGGCGATGCGCTCGTGCTCTCAAGTCCTAGGAACATTCTTGAGAGATACAGGATAATAGGTCTGAGGGGAATAGAGTTCGGGAAGGTGAGCTACGAGGGACGTGCTGACGTCATCACCGAGCATGGCTCCAGCGCTGTAGAGGAGCTGATGGACGAGGTGGCAATACCGTTATCCGCTATGGCGCTTGGGGTCGTCGAGAGAGCGGTCGAGATGGCGGCTCAGTACTCAAAGGAGCGGGAGGCATTCGGATCCAAACTCTCGGAATTCCAGCCGATAGCGTTCTACATAGCCGATGTGCAGGCACAGCTCAGGGTGCTGGAAGAGTATCTATACTCAGATTCCCCGGATCCGCTGACAGCTAAGGTACTATCGCTCGATCTGGCTAGGAAGGCCTCTAGAATGTCCATTCAGGTCCACGGTGGCTACGGATACTTCGAGGACATAGGGGTGGAGAGGCTTTACAGGGACGCTGCAGTGCTATCGTCTATTTCCGGCAATTACTTGGACGATATGACAAAGCTCTCTAGGAGATTGTTGGGCGATTTCACCGCAAAGATCTAAGTCCAGTCCAGATACATATAGGTGCCTTTACATGTAGCACAGAGATCGCCTTTGCCATCCCTCAATTCTATATCCACGAAGGCCAACGTTCTACCGCCTCTGATGACCTTGGCACTGGCCCTGACGGGCCCCTCCGACACCGGCTTCACATATGACACGTTAAGATCTACGGTGACCTCATTGTGTCCCAGCTTATATGAGAGCACAGCGCATCCGCCGGCGGCGTCCATTAGCGTCGCTATAGCTCCACCATTCATAGTGCCACCAAACCGCGTCAGCTCCTCCCTGAAATCGAGGCAAAGGGTACAATTTCCGGGTTCGATGCGCTCCACCTTCACCCCGAGCAGCTTCAGGAAGGGATCCATTTCCAAGAGATTCTTCAGAACTTCCAAACTCATACTTCAAGCCAATGCGTGCGCATGTAATACGGTTTATCTTTTCACCACCGATTAGTGTGGAGTGTGGAAGGCCGTTATGGCGTCGAGGCGCGTTCAGCTACAAACTTTTCATTTATATTCGAGTTAATTTGTCGCGTTAGGTTCAGGGGTCGGTTGCGGGTGATGCTAGATCAGTACCCACGAAAGTACCCCATAGATGATATTAGATATAGTATTTCCCTTCAATCAGTACCCACGAAAGTACCCCATAGATGATATTAGATATAGTATTATCCATCAGCTGAGGCGTCCCCGGAGGCCTCAGCTATCACCATGGATCCAGGGTGATGGATGCGTGATGGATGTCCCGCCGGGTTCTCCCCCTCAGCCCACCCATTCGTCGGCGCGTTCGCGCATGGGCTCCGCTGGCGAAGCGCCTACCGGCGCCAGTGCAGGGGTATGCGTTATCCTGCGCCCATCATGTACCCCACCTCCATCCACGGCACTTTCACTGCCTCCTCCGCGATGTAATCCCTGTACCTGTAGGTAGTCGCCCTCCCGGTACCCATCAGGGCCATCATCGCCCATGAGTTGTACAGGATTACGGAGAGCAGGAAGTAGACTATCCTGATCGTGTGGCTCCTGCTGCACGTCTTTGCCTCGAACCCGTCCTGCACCCTGTAGGAGGTCTCTATGCCCCACCTCGCCCTGTACTCCTCCGGAATCCTCCTGACCATGTCCTCGGGGTCCTCGAACGGCACGTTCGTCGCGAACGCAATGTACCTCTTCGACGGAGGATCATCGTCTTTGGCATCCCTCCTCCTAGCTATCACCAGATAGAAATCCACGCCCTTCCCATCCTCCTCATCACTTCCCATCCTGTACTCGACCACGGGAGGCAATTCGCCCCTCGCGTACGCCTCTATGATCCCCTTCACGCGGCTGTTGGCCACGGCCGGCACTATGAACCGCATCCCCATGCGCTGCAGCATGGAGAGGACCTCGACGGCGAAGAACCCCCTGTCCATGAGTAGGAGCGAGGGCCTCGCGCGCAGGAGGGAGCCCGCCTCCTCCAGCAGCCTCCCCACGACCTCCTCCTTCGAGCTGAAGGGCGTGACCGGGAGCGCGTGGAGCGTGAGCTTGGCCCTCTCGTCCATGCCCACCGTGCTCACGGTCGCATATGTGTGGAAGTAGGTGGTGCCGTCCTTCATCTTCCCCCTCATCACCATGGAGTCGCGCCTCCCGTAGTACGGCTCCTCCGTGTAGTCTATCGCCACCATGGGCGGCACTCCCCTCCCTCTGGGCGCGTGCCCCAGGAGCTCCGCGTTCGCATCGTTCATCGCCTCGAGGGCCTCCATCGGGTCCACCCTCTCCAGCCTGTAGAACAGGGTGTCTGGGGAGGGCACGCGATGGCCGTTGTCCGCCAGCGCCCCCAGCCCGGACTCCGCGTACGCTCCCCTGGCGGAGAGGTGGATCAGGCAGCGCAGCAGCGCCTCAGACGAGTACTTCGCGTTCCTCGCGGTCCTCCCGTCGACGAGCGCTCCCAGGTGGGCCATGAGCGCGCCGAGCGCCAAGTTAAAGAGGGTCCTCATCGCAGCCCTGTTGGGGCCCTTCTGGCTGTGTGTTCTTGTTATGGGCATAGCAAAGATGCACGGTCGGAGGGGCCCTAGATACGCGTAGCGGATGGGAGATCCATCGCTTGTGATAGTGCTATACCATATTCAAGGTCATCTATAGTGCACTTTCGGAAGTACTGTAGATGGACGGGCTGATTTAAAATAAATTTATTTATGCGCCAAAGTTGAGTAAAGAACTATAAATATTGGCAGCCGCGAGATAACCTCAATGGCCTCATTTCCCTTCGATGGGTTGGATGACTTTGAGGTTAAGTTTACGGAGGACCAAGAGATGTTCCGGAGAATTGTTGAAAAATTCGCTGAGGATTCCCTGAGACCGCGCGTGAAGGACGTGGAGTCCGCTGATAAAATACCGGTAGAGTTGATAGAAGGCGCGAAGGCGTTGGGCCTAATGGGCATCGGCGTGCCACCTGAGTACGGAGGCCAAGGCGGCGGCTTCAAGGAGTTGGCGATAATGTCGGAAGAGATCTCCCGGGTTCTGCCCGCCTTCGGGACCATGCTGCTTGTGAACAGATTGTTCATAGATCCCCTAATGATGTTCGGAACTGCTGATCAGAAGAGCAGGTATTTGCCACCGGTGGCCAAGGGTGAGGTTTTCGCTGCGCATGCGAACACGGAGCCGGGCGCCGGAAGTGACGTGGCTGGAATATCCACGACTGCTAAGATGTCCAGCTCAGGATCCAAGTGGATTCTAAACGGCAGAAAGATATTCATATCAAACGCTGATCGTGCGCAGTTCTTCTTGGTATCAGCGCGGACCTCCCCATCAGAGCCTGGAAAGCGGTGGAGGGGAATAACCGCCTTCATAGTCGAGAGGGACTATCCTGGGCTGCGCATAGGCCAGAAATTCAACGTGATGGGGCTCATGGGCGAGCATCCGAGCGAGGTCCTACTTGAAGACGTGGAGGTTCCTGAGTCCAATGTGCTCGGCAAGATCGGGGAGGGCTTCAAGGTGGTCCTTACCACTTACGACTATTCCCGCATACTCATAGCCGCGCAGGCCGTTGGAATAGCGCAGGGCGCGTTCGAGGCAGCGTTCAATTACTCCATCGAGAGGAATGCGTTTGAGCGTCCGATAATCGCGTTCGAGGGTGTCTCATTCAAGGTAGCGGAAATGTTAATGGAGCTGGAGGCTGCCAGGCTACTCACGTACTGGGCCGCCAACCTCGCAGAGTCCGGCGATCCCAAATTCGTGCTGGCCTCCTCGATCGCGAAGTACTACGCGACCGAGACCGCAGTTAAAATTTCAAAGAACGCAATATCTATTCACGGCGGCGTTGGTGTGGACAAGGAATCGCTGGTAGAGAGGTATCTAAGGGATGCGATGATAACTACTATATATGAAGGCGCAAATGACGTGCAAAAACTCACAATAGCTAAGTCTCTTCTTCGCGCGATTTCTAAGGATGTACCAATATCATGACCTAAACTCAAATCGATGCGCTCAACGTACTGAAGCATGGCCCGGGATTCTCGTCAATGGAAACCTTCGGACCGCTCTCGTTCGTAGTGCATAACAACGGGGGCGCGCCCACTGACCGCATAGCGCCCACGTGGGAGGCCCAAAACCCTAACATGCACACAATTAGTCAGAATTGGAAATCTCACCAAAGGACTGAAGTGCCGCGGGTGGGACTTGAACCCACGACATCCCGGTCTTCAGCCGGGCGCTCTCCCAGGCTGAGCTACCGCGGCGCTAATCGTTAAGGGAAATGGGTTTATAAGAATGGGGGTTAAGGACAAGCGGAAACCTCGCCTTCAAGTGGGATTTAGCATTAAATTATATAAAGTTTAAATTTAATATTGTACATTATACTCATCGAGAGCTAAGATTCCACGCAGACACATAGGACGCGGCCGCCCGCAGTGTCCACGAAGCTCCATATCTACGACCCATATGATCGGCGAATTAAGCAGCTCACAAAATGAAGTCCTAGTATTACTACCTAACTCGTCATTTATTGTTGAGTTTACTGTATGTTCCGTGAATGGTTAAAATATTTCTTTCCTATTCCTCCTATAGTAATGTCCTCTCACCTAACTCGCCATGTGTAACGGTAGGAATAGACCTTACGAGGTAACATTTTTAGGTCATGGCATTCGGGCACAAATTGTGGGGCCGTTGCCTAGCCAGGCAAGGCGTCGGGCTCCAGAGGTCAAAGAGGGAATTGACCGCGAGGGATGATGAACCTCTGGAGCTGGGGCAACCCGAAGATCGGGGGTTCAAATCCCTCCGGCCCCACCAGATGGGGCTGTGGGCTAGCCTGGTAGGCTGCCGGCCTCGGGCGCCGGCGGTCGCCGGTTCAAATCCGGCCAGCCCCATCACAAGTCCATTACACACGCTCAAGCATAAATAGCTCACCGCGTCCTTCAGTACGTTGCCGGAGGGCGTAAGAGTTGCGAGGGTAACCTTCATCCCGAGCGGATTTCACCTTTGGGCCTCGGGGAGTGCCCTAGAGTATCTCGTGTCTCTAAATCCTCCTATGTGCACATGTCCGGATTTCTCGTTTAAACTCGCGCGGGGAACGCCGTCTCCATGCAAGCATATACGCTCAGTTCTAGCGTCGAAATATTGGGGAACCTACGAGGAGATAACACTCCCTGACGATCAGCTGATCGGAGTTCTCATCGGATCGCTGCAGATTCAACCCCGGACCTCAGAGCGCTCAGATTTGCCTCCAAAATCCTAGGATCTTGGAAGCGGGTCCGGGAGGCATTGATCAGCCACTCGAGTGGAACGTAGCCTGCACCCGACAGGGCTCCCAGTAAAACAGTGCCTGTAAGTATGCGTGGCTCCCGAAGCTCCTGCCCTACGCGCTCGGCAATTCTAGTGGCCTCGACGCGTATCACACGCGCATAAGCCTCAATGCGTTGGTCTATCAAGGATGAATTAATCAACAGAAGTCCCCCGCGCCCTACGCGCTCACACCTCTTCAGGGCCAGTGGGTCCGCCAGCAGTACCGCTTCATATCTTGATGGCAGCGGATCATCCACAGACTCCGATGATCCGACCACCGCGCTCTCTACACGTCCTCCCCTGGTCTGGGGGCCATATGTTGGAACTACTGTCGCATGCATTCCGGCATACATGAGTCCAAGTGCCAGCAGGTTCCCGGCCTCAACCACCCCTTGACCTCCCCTGCCCGATATGAGCGCAGTTATCCTCAAGCATCCACCCCCAATCTATCCCTGCACAGCCTGGGCGGCCGCACCTTGGACACGACCTCATGCGTGTAGACCTTGGCGTCATCAACGGTCATCTTCCAGTTCACATTACACGTGCCCATGAACTCGACAAATGAGAACCCACCCTTCATCTGTGCTCTGAACGCCGACAGTATTGCCCGATAAGAGTCCATCACCGGTTTAAACGAGTACGAGAGGTTTCCACCTCTTTTGATGGGCTTCGGAGCTATGATCACCCTCCTCAAATAGGCAGGTCCCTCCAGCGAGGATAGCACGTCGCATACGTCAATGGGAGGCCCCTCTGCCCCTCTCCCTCTTCCCCTAGGCGTAGTTGTGGTAGCCATCCCCATAGGAGTGGTCGGCGACATCTGCCCCCCGGTCATTCCGAACACCATGTTATCATACATTAGGACTGTGATCGGCACACCTCTATTGGCGGCGCTAATCAGTTCGCCTATTCCTATCCCTCCAGCGTCGCCGTCTCCCTGCACGGAGAACACCGTTAAATCGGGCTCCAGCAATTTGATGGCCGTCATCAGTGCAGGAGCTCTTCCATGTGGCGCCTGGACATAGTCCACGTCCAAGAACTCATACGCAAGGGATGAGCACCCAACTGATCCTACCATGACCGCCCTCTCCACAAGGCCCAGCTCCTCCAGTGCCCTTGCTATTAACTTGAGAAGTATTCCATGTTCACATCCCGGGCAGTAAGGAGTAGGCATCCCCTGGCGTATCGATGATATGCGCACGGCCTCCATCACGCTAGCGCCTCCTCAACATCTACTATTTCTCCGCCAGGAACTGCGACCGATTTTACCAGTGGACCCAGCCTAGCGCTGACATCCTCGTGCAGCTGTCCCTCGCTCATCTCAACCACTACTACTTCCCTTCCCTCGGCAGCGCTCTCCAGCTCCTCCCATGGAAACGGGTTAAGTATCACTGGACGGAAGAGCCCCAACCTAATTCCGTGTTTCCGAAGATCTGCTACTGCACCCCTCGCCTTTCTGGCTGCCACACCGTAAGCGATGAGCAGCGTGTCCGCGTCATCGCACATGATGCATTCAAAGCTCCTGACTTCTGTCTCTATCCTTCTCCACTTGGTCATCAGGGCCTCTTTGTGGCTCCTCATCTCGTGTG
Protein-coding regions in this window:
- a CDS encoding long-chain-fatty-acid--CoA ligase; amino-acid sequence: MAIEDGTPYKYNLNFRNLFHTSEELFGSREIVYLDRRIKYKDFFQRTRKVCNGLKEIGVQEGDVIGVLDWDTMTYMELYFAIPLRGAVLHTVNIRYPPELIYLTMAHAGDKYVVIRDEFVPLIENYASLFDFVKGWIIYSDTGKIPETKLSPVYNYDDLAKGPECDPPDLDENTWATIFYTSGTTGMPKGVTFTQRDLMLHMLALVAETKLEPLSLTDDDVIMSLVPMFHVHSWGIPYVSVFMGSKYVLPGRYDFGRILELVKNEKITFSTMVPSILYMILTHPKVDEYREALRGWKVVVGGGALPRGLAMKAREYGITAIGGYGLSETCPVLTIAVKNDRTKGMSYEEAFDYMISTGVPIPMAHVRVIGHDGTDVPRDGATIGEIVARAPWLTRGYYRDPEKTKELWRGGWLHTGDLAVVDPLGYIHIVDRERDAIKSGGEFIPTLVVENLISEVPGVGEVAVVGKPDPKWGERPVAFVTRRGNVTESDVLANLQRHVEAGRIQKWWIPDSVIFIDDMPRTSTNKIDKKELRKRLEGS
- a CDS encoding SCP2 sterol-binding domain-containing protein; protein product: MSSFEALDGIVKKVQSNPGLLQEFRKFSGKIFQFSLKEGDAFHLSIGPDGTPMLERGNHQSPSATITASDSALVDILTGKADAVQSFFMGKVKVSGDLMSVQGLVNLLKKIR
- a CDS encoding 3-hydroxyacyl-CoA dehydrogenase/enoyl-CoA hydratase family protein, whose amino-acid sequence is MKFEKVAVVGAGEMGHGIAEVFALAGLPVSLIDVKQDILDRAKSRIADSLKHMASRGRIKPEQVDQVLSRISTYTSIEEGARGVDLAIEAVPERIDVKSQVLKALEAVLSPDAVIGTNTSSILISELSQFLSRKDRFLGTHFFNPPVVMKLVEVVKGPETSDATVDAVMELMKSIGKVPVRVKDSVGFIVNRIEGPELLYFCLLVDRGLAKPSEVDAFFRSQGLPMGPYELMDYVGLDVVQELLKYYAAKLSKDYGKCRTIGDLVSKGYLGMKAGRGFYEWEGGKAKIDLSRQTDKVGLLDVMLLEVNEAVKLLEEGVASPDDIETAVKLGLNRPFGPITVAKTLTSSEAREKLEAMSKDFDCEVFAPARSIRDGRLREAIEGRLQPAQPKPESTQPQAPQPAPTYGDYKNLRVTKVGDRVVRIALNRPKLNLMNVELLEELGAVLDKVKGDPEVFVVLITGEGGTFSAGADLSAYVADSVQFSEFSRIGERTFRKIVELPKITVAEIKGYALGGGLELALSCDIRLATPDATLGFPEVTLGILPGWGGTQRLPRLIGMSRAMELILTGRRINGREAHEIGLVALLLGQDPDGEAVKYAESLATSSAPIAARFAKMLVNKASEVPEDVGLEMESTAFGILFGTQDMKEGVSALLQKRKPNFRGK
- a CDS encoding acetyl-CoA C-acetyltransferase, with translation MGDARDVYIVDFRRTAFSRSRPKEPEKDVFNSIRMDEALGALISDMVRRNSIDPLDIGDVITGCALQAGENWLYGGRHPIFLAQLPPEVPGMAIDRACSSSMNAASIGYMEILTGNSELVLAGGIEHMTHVPMADNPHIEPNYKLLLRPEYLRYQMNIGYSMGLTAEKLAEVSGISKDDMDQWSLRSHQLAAKSLAEGWFRGEIMPIEVEYQGRKTVVDSDQSIRPDTTIDQIRNLPPAFKPDGVITAGNSSPLNAGASLLMLASGRMVEKYSLKPMAKIKSIGWAGVEPYIMGKGPVPASRKALERAGLRVDDIDFWEINEAFAVVTLYAIRELGIEPERVNVHGGAIAIGHPLGATGARITGTLARILKERKGKYGVATLCVGGGQGYSVVLEAVE
- a CDS encoding acyl-CoA dehydrogenase family protein, with the translated sequence MYSLPEGYEEIRSRAREFALREFTEEVSRRYDESEEYPDEIRRKVFSAGFLDMADPWKVLIAMEEFCRVDPGLGLSAIASMFGSEILMLFGSDEQKERYLAPVLRGEKISGFAVTEPSAGSDVAGIKSTMERTPDGDYVLNGEKMFITNGTVADHYYLLARTSPPESSDKRHHGLSLAIIERRWPGVSPTKLRGKLGMRSTDTAEIKFENVRVPKENLVGEEGKGFYYVMTFFNISRIYVAAQAVGVAQGMLDLYLDYVLSSPSPPSEGAQFVLAEGATKVEAARLMTYRAASLIFQFNPDPALTSMAKYYAAEVANELAQKIMGIIGEDGLRGRLEKLYRDAKITEIWEGTSEIEKLVIYRQLSRRRSS
- a CDS encoding acyl-CoA dehydrogenase family protein: MLKDEEKLLRRVVTEFCESEVEKERLRIERDGIPDSLIKAAAESGFLGALAPPELGGSGLDLRSYSVLLQAMSKYSTSLAYYVFLQNSLFIAPLLKFAQDDVGRSVISEVASGGSKGTLVQDIFRRSKNSLSYEGELNGMADMVPLPGADHHLILARSKDGDALVLSSPRNILERYRIIGLRGIEFGKVSYEGRADVITEHGSSAVEELMDEVAIPLSAMALGVVERAVEMAAQYSKEREAFGSKLSEFQPIAFYIADVQAQLRVLEEYLYSDSPDPLTAKVLSLDLARKASRMSIQVHGGYGYFEDIGVERLYRDAAVLSSISGNYLDDMTKLSRRLLGDFTAKI